Part of the Paenibacillus terrae HPL-003 genome is shown below.
GACCTGGAACTTCCGCGGAATTTGTCTCGGTATTGATGCCAGGAAGGTAGTGGAAACAGGAATTACGCCAGTCATTAATACCGGAATTGCCCACAAGGAGCCGGGTGTGGGGCAGATCGGTGCCGGTACAGTTCGTCCGCCTGTCGAATGCTTTGAGAAGGCGCTTGAAGCTTATGCGTCAAAGCTCGGGCTTCTGTAAAGCATCGCTTTATACATCTTGTCTCATGGGAGAGGAGATTCACGCCCAGCTTGCGGCATTCCTCTCCCGGAGGCCGATTGGCCGTGTCCACAGCATTTTCGAGAACGGAATCAACCTGGCTATGGAAGACGCATTGATTTTTGTCGGGACAACGAAAAACGGCAGAGTTCCATTCGGCATTCATATGGGACAAGAAAGTGTCAGAAGGCTGCGTTTTTATGTCAAGTGCAATGACGAGGTTGTTGTCAGGACGCCGGACATGCTTCAATTCTATCATCCCAAATACCCGGTGACGCTTGATCTTTCGCAAGCCACACCGTTCCATTATGAAATCCGTGCCAGTCGTTACTGTAGTTTTCTTGATTTATTTCATGTTGATACATTAATGAAAACATGCCTCACTTGGGGGGTGCCGACGGGACTCGACGTGAAATGGGACCGCTTTCTTGCGAAAGATTATAGACCGGATGATCCGCAGTACACTACGATACGGCATGCGGAACAATTGCTTGATGCTTTGTTATCCGGTGAGGTTCGAGCCATTGAGACGCCTTTGCGGTATTTTCTGGGGCGTGGGCCAGGACTAACGCCGTCGGGAGATGATTTCCTTGTCGGATTGTTGGCCGTTCATAGGTTGACCGGCGCTTTTCATCCAGCGTTTTTGACCGTCTTGTGTCATATTTTGGAAACAGAAGCCATTACGACAGATGTGAGCAAAACTTATTTGCTCCATGCGCTACACGGCCGATTCAGCGACAAGGTAACCCGGGTGCTGAACGCGATGGTTATGAAGGATGCAGCTTATTTTCAAACCAGGCTTGTGCTATTGCTGCAAACCGGACACAGCTCCGGGATTGATACGGTATTCGGGATCGCCAATGCCATCATGGGCCTAAGGAGGTATGAACATGTCAGAACGAGTTGTGATTGCATTGGGGGGCAACGCCATTTTGCGGCCTCACCAAGAAGCAACCTATGAGAACCAGCTAGAAAATGTACGCAGCAGCAGTGAAAAGATTGCTGATATCGTGGAAGCGGGCTATAAAGTCGTCATTACACATGGCAATGGTCCGCAGGTGGGATTGATTTTGCAGCAAAATGAAGAAGCAAAAGAGGTTGTCTCTCCTTTTCCGTTAGACGTATGCAGTGCGGAGTCTCAAGGATTAATCGGTTACATGCTCGATCAATCCTTAAAGAATGAACTGCGGAAGCGGGGGCTGACGCAGCAGGTCGTCAGTGTCCTGACACAAACGCAGGTATCCGAGGAAGATGAAGCCTTTCTGCATCCGACCAAGCCAATCGGCACCTTTTACAGCGAAGAGAAAGCCCAGCAAATGATTCAGGAGAAAGGCTGGAACATGAGTGAAGATGCGGGCCGGGGATGGCGTCGCGTCGTTCCTTCGCCGCAGCCGCAGTCTATTTTGGAGGCAGAGACCATTATGAGGCTTGTCGAGAGCGGAGCGATTGTCATTGCTTCCGGAGGCGGAGGGATTCCGGTTATCCGGCAAGCGGACGGCACGATTAAGGGCATCGAAGCGGTAATTGATAAGGATCGCAGTGGCCGCAAATTGGCCGAGGAAGCAAACGCCGATATCTTCATGATGGTGACAGACGTGCAAAACGTATTCATTCATTACGGAAAGCCGGAGCAGCAGGCGCTAGGCCATATCAGTATGGAGGAAGCCAAACAGTACGTTCAGGAGGGACATTTCTCCACAGGCAGTATGGGACCGAAGATAGAGGCGGCTATATCATTTGCAGAACAAGGAAAACACACGATTATATGCTCAATCGAAGATGCCGTTTCGGCTCTCAGGGGAACAGCTGGCACGCATATTTCCTGATTATCCGGCACAGTCAGAGAGGGCGCAAGTGGCCACATTAGCCATGCAGCAACCGTTTCCTGGTATTCAGCCGGGGAACGGTTGTTTAGTTTTATATAGGGTTCATTGAAAAATCGCTTATTGGATTTTGCAAAATCCTCATTCAGCCCTCATCTTGCCATGTTTGCACAGGCTTGGTGTGGGGCTATTTCAATTAATTGGCAACAACACGGATTTGTGTAGAGAAATCCCCGGATATTTAAACGCTTTTGGGATAACAGCAAAACTATAATAAAAAGGAATTTAAATTATGTAAGCGCAATCATTTTGGGTATTTGCTTGTCATCACAACACAATTGAGGAGGACGACTTGAATGGCTCAAAGGAAAGGTGTATGGCGAAAAAGAAGCTTGACCGCCGCGTTGGCAGTGATGCTGGTGATGACGGGGACGGCTGAAGGAGTGGCTGCGGAAGACTTGTCCGCACCGACGACGCTACAGGCAGAATCAGCAATCGCTGCTGATCAGAACCGCAGCGGCAGCATCCAGTTGGAAAAGCTGGATCGGGGATTGGTGGCTGCGGTGACCCAGGAGGGAGTATTTTTAAGCTGGCGGTTGTTGGCTCAGGAAGTGAGTGGCCATGGCCCAACAGGGCTGACGGGAGCGAACTTTAATGTATATCGTGACGGCAAGAAGATCGCGACGGTGACCGACAGCACCAACTATGTCGATAAGGAAGGCACCGGAAATGCGGTGTACAGGGTGGTATCGGTCGTTAACGGGCGGGAAAAGGATCGCAGTGCCAAAGTGAAGCCATGGCAGCAGGGTTACTATGAGCTTCCTCTTCAAAAGCCCGCCGATGGCACAACACCCGCAGGTGAAGCCTATACCTACTCAGCCAACGATATGAGTGTGGGGGATGTAGATGGAGACGGACAATATGAATTTTTTCTAAAATGGGACCCGTCGAATTCCAAAGATGTATCTCAGAAAGGCTACACCGGAAATACGTATGTCGATGCGTATACGTTCGAGGGCAAGCTGCTGTATCGGATTGACCTCGGTGTGAATATTCGATCAGGGGCGCATTATACACAGATGATGGTGTACGATTTTGACGGCGACGGCAAAGCCGAGCTGATGTTCAAGACGGCTCCAGGCACCAAAACGATTACTTTTGACAAGAAGGGCAAGCCGAAAAAAGAGAAATATATTACCCTGCCCCGCGAGGATCGCAAAGCTGGAATTACACATCAGGATGATTATCGTTTGAGCCGCACGGATTATTATGAGCATGTAGTGAACATGTTCATGAACTGGACGAAGCATGAGGAAGTGGTCAAAGGGCAGTGGCCTGCTACGCTAGAGGAGTGCTTTGGCATTGCTCCAAAGTACAGTTATCCGTTATCCCGAAAGGATGCGGAAAGCCTGACGGACTATTTTATGGATGTATACGCACCTTCGCGGAGCGACAAAAACAAGCTGAGAGAGTTCGAAGGCTTCATTGTAGATGGACCGGAATATTTGACCATTTTCAAAGGGAAAACGGGAGCCGAGCTGGACACTGTCCGCTATGAGCCGGAGCGTCATGACGATGGCCTCATGTGGGGCGATTACGCCATGGCCCGGATTGAACCCGCCAACCGGGTGGATCGTTTTCTGGCCGGGGTGGCTTATCTGGATGGCCGCAAGCCCTATGCTGTGCTTGCACGCGGCTATTATACTCGTTCCACGTTGGTCACCTATACATGGGACGGCCGTCATCTCCAAAAGCATTGGATGGTAGACAGTGGCTGGGCACCGATGACCAATCCGTTTAACGACAGTCCGCACGGACGGGACGGAACGGACCCGAAATTTGGCACCTTGACTACACAGGGAGCGCACTCACTAAGTATGGTGGATGTAGATGGTGACGGCAAGGACGAGATCGTATACGGCTCTGCTACCATCGACCATGACGGCAGCCTGCTGTACAGCTCGTATGATGTCATGCCCCCTGAAAGCGCGATTCCGGGCCAGACCGCCAGACTGGGACACGGCGATGCGCTGCATGTGACAGATATTGACCCTGATCGGCCAGGGAAAGAAATCTTTATGGTGCATGAGGGCGGCACCTATGCTCCTTATGGCTATTCCCTGCGGGATGCCAAAACGGGCAAAGTCATCTACGGTGGATATTCCGGCAAGGATACAGGCCGCGGAATGGTCGGTGACATAGACCCGGATCAGCGAGGGCTGGAAACCTGGGCCATCGGCTTGTGGACTGCGGCGGGCAAGCAGCTTGATACGAAGATGCCAGGCACCAATATGAGTATCAAATGGGCGGCGAACATGACTACTCAAATCGTAAACGGGGCAATTGACGTAACTCCAACCATTGAGGACTGGAAACGGGGTACATTGCTCACTGCAACAGGAACGAAGACGAATAACTATACAAAAGGAACGCCACCGCTGGTAGCCGACATTTTCGGAGATTGGCGCGAGGAACTGCTTGTCCGTACAGCGGATAGCTCGGCGATCCGTATCTATTTGAGCACCGAGCCTACAACGCATAAATTGTATACGTTGATGCATGATCCGCAGTACCGGGCGGATGTGGCCCGCCAAAATACCGGCTATAACCAGCCGTCCTATACCAGCTTTTACTTCGCATCCGATATGGAATGGGCGAACGTGCCAATTCCCAAGCTTTACACGCCAAAAGCCTTGATGGAGGAAGAGAGCAGCGACGAAACGGATGAGATGGAGGCATCGGAGGTCGATGACAAGGCAATCGATAAAACGGAGGTTGATGGAACAAAAGTCGATGGGGCGGATGCATAAGAACTAAAAGCAGGGTCGGTGGAATTAGCCCAGGACATATAAATGCTAGTTGAAGATTAAGATTCTACCTCCGCATCAATTGGTTAATGGATTTGAAAAATGGCAAGCCTTTGAATTACTTAGAGGCTTGCCATTTTGCGTTCTTAATTTCTTGAGAATATAGACGGCTCTATCCAAGGTCGACATTTCTGGTTTTAGAACATCTCAAAAATAGCAAATCTGCTGAAACCAGCGGAGAGGACGGAACGATTGCGGAAAAGCGGCAGCGGTCGCCTTTGTCTCCGGATTTTTACCACTAAGCCCATTAAATAAAATCCGGAGACAACAGCGATTGGAGCAACGTTCCGTTCGCGGAGCGTCGTCAGAACACCTTTTTTACTCTCACCATCTATCGCAATGTCGGAGTGGACTCTCTAAATATCGGCTCTGTTTTGATATGTGTGATTTGATAAGGTCGTGAAGGATCCTTGACCCGCGCCAGCAGCATCTCAGCCGCCGTAATGCCCATCTCGTTGTTGTAAATATGGATGGTAGATAGATGAGGCTCTACAATCCGGGATTCAGGAGCATTATCAAATCCAAACACAGCAATATCCTCCGGAATTCTCATGTTTTTATTTTTGAGCGCTTTCATGACACTGACCGC
Proteins encoded:
- a CDS encoding DUF2877 domain-containing protein, whose translation is MRQSSGFCKASLYTSCLMGEEIHAQLAAFLSRRPIGRVHSIFENGINLAMEDALIFVGTTKNGRVPFGIHMGQESVRRLRFYVKCNDEVVVRTPDMLQFYHPKYPVTLDLSQATPFHYEIRASRYCSFLDLFHVDTLMKTCLTWGVPTGLDVKWDRFLAKDYRPDDPQYTTIRHAEQLLDALLSGEVRAIETPLRYFLGRGPGLTPSGDDFLVGLLAVHRLTGAFHPAFLTVLCHILETEAITTDVSKTYLLHALHGRFSDKVTRVLNAMVMKDAAYFQTRLVLLLQTGHSSGIDTVFGIANAIMGLRRYEHVRTSCDCIGGQRHFAASPRSNL
- the arcC gene encoding carbamate kinase, producing the protein MSERVVIALGGNAILRPHQEATYENQLENVRSSSEKIADIVEAGYKVVITHGNGPQVGLILQQNEEAKEVVSPFPLDVCSAESQGLIGYMLDQSLKNELRKRGLTQQVVSVLTQTQVSEEDEAFLHPTKPIGTFYSEEKAQQMIQEKGWNMSEDAGRGWRRVVPSPQPQSILEAETIMRLVESGAIVIASGGGGIPVIRQADGTIKGIEAVIDKDRSGRKLAEEANADIFMMVTDVQNVFIHYGKPEQQALGHISMEEAKQYVQEGHFSTGSMGPKIEAAISFAEQGKHTIICSIEDAVSALRGTAGTHIS
- a CDS encoding rhamnogalacturonan lyase, whose product is MAQRKGVWRKRSLTAALAVMLVMTGTAEGVAAEDLSAPTTLQAESAIAADQNRSGSIQLEKLDRGLVAAVTQEGVFLSWRLLAQEVSGHGPTGLTGANFNVYRDGKKIATVTDSTNYVDKEGTGNAVYRVVSVVNGREKDRSAKVKPWQQGYYELPLQKPADGTTPAGEAYTYSANDMSVGDVDGDGQYEFFLKWDPSNSKDVSQKGYTGNTYVDAYTFEGKLLYRIDLGVNIRSGAHYTQMMVYDFDGDGKAELMFKTAPGTKTITFDKKGKPKKEKYITLPREDRKAGITHQDDYRLSRTDYYEHVVNMFMNWTKHEEVVKGQWPATLEECFGIAPKYSYPLSRKDAESLTDYFMDVYAPSRSDKNKLREFEGFIVDGPEYLTIFKGKTGAELDTVRYEPERHDDGLMWGDYAMARIEPANRVDRFLAGVAYLDGRKPYAVLARGYYTRSTLVTYTWDGRHLQKHWMVDSGWAPMTNPFNDSPHGRDGTDPKFGTLTTQGAHSLSMVDVDGDGKDEIVYGSATIDHDGSLLYSSYDVMPPESAIPGQTARLGHGDALHVTDIDPDRPGKEIFMVHEGGTYAPYGYSLRDAKTGKVIYGGYSGKDTGRGMVGDIDPDQRGLETWAIGLWTAAGKQLDTKMPGTNMSIKWAANMTTQIVNGAIDVTPTIEDWKRGTLLTATGTKTNNYTKGTPPLVADIFGDWREELLVRTADSSAIRIYLSTEPTTHKLYTLMHDPQYRADVARQNTGYNQPSYTSFYFASDMEWANVPIPKLYTPKALMEEESSDETDEMEASEVDDKAIDKTEVDGTKVDGADA